Proteins co-encoded in one Salvia splendens isolate huo1 chromosome 4, SspV2, whole genome shotgun sequence genomic window:
- the LOC121801477 gene encoding 40S ribosomal protein S9-2-like, translated as MVHVSFYRNYGKTFKKPRRPYEKERLDAELKLVGEYGLRCKRELWRVQYALSRIRNNARNLLTLDEKDPRRIFEGEALLRRMNRYGLLDESQNKLDYVLSLTVENFLERRLQTLVFKAGMAKSIHHARVLIRQRHIRVGRQVVNVASFLVRVDSQKHIDFSLTSPFGGGRPGRVKRKNLKAAAKKASGGDGDEDDEE; from the exons ATGGTGCACGTTTCCTTTTACCGCAACT ATGGAAAGACTTTCAAGAAGCCCCGTCGTCCATATGAGAAAGAGCGTTTGGATGCTGAGTTGAAACTTGTTGGAGAATACGGTCTTAGGTGTAAGAGAGAGCTGTGGAGGGTTCAGTATGCTTTGAGCCGTATCAGGAACAATGCTAGAAATCTGTTGACCCTTGATGAGAAGGACCCTCGTCGTATTTTTGAGGGTGAAGCTCTTTTGAGGAGGATGAACAGGTATGGCCTCCTCGATGAGAGCCAGAACAAGCTTGATTATGTCTTGTCCCTCACTGTTGAGAACTTTCTTGAGCGCCGTCTGCAAACTCTTGTCTTTAAGGCGGGTATGGCCAAGTCCATTCATCATGCCAGAGTTCTTATCAGGCAGAGGCATATAAG AGTTGGAAGGCAAGTTGTTAATGTGGCTTCATTCCTTGTGAGGGTTGATTCCCAGAAGCACATTGATTTCTCTCTCACAAGTCCTTTTGGCGGTGGCAGACCTGGAAGAGTGAAGCGAAAGAACCTGAAGGCAGCTGCAAAGAAGGCCTCTGGTGGCGATGGAGATGAGGATGACGAGGAGTGA
- the LOC121798102 gene encoding PH, RCC1 and FYVE domains-containing protein 1-like produces the protein MADLQMLSVVERDIDQAITSLKKGAHLLKYGRRGKPKFCPFRLSTDESTLIWYYGKDEKHLDLRNVSRIIPGQRTAVFQRYPRPEKEYQSFSLIYNDRSLDLICKDKDEAEVWFVGLKALIERGSHKKVRNEARSETASSESPRIWRVSRSSSFLAQDMSEHQRSDSTPQSRLGKVFAEVLSFTASSKNHLFAESPAHSFTPHSAGAAENSNARTSGAETIRVSLSSALSSSSQGSYNEDFDNLGDVFIWGESTGNGVMGGGLTKIKESSNKKTDALVPKALDSTGVLDVQSIACGQRHAILVSKQGEAYSWGEEAGGRLGHGMETDIFHPKLIEVLNGKTIEMVACGDYHTCAVTHSGDLYTWGDGSSGCGLLGHGTDVSHWIPKRVNGPTDGFQITFVSCGPWHTALLTSTGHLFTFGDGTFGALGHGDRSGTSIPREVEALNGLHAQHVACGVWHTAAVVKLVYKSSTSGPGLYNSSAGKLYTWGDGEYGQLGHGDDKPRLVPERVSSLVDTDFSQVACGNKLTVALTTSGNVYTMGKDGKAPTCIKGSIENCCVEEIACGSHHIAVLTSKAEVYTWGKGTNGQLGHGDNEDRNTPTLVTFLKEKHVKSIACGSNFTAVICLHKWISSADISVCSGCHNPFSFMRKRHNCYNCGLGICTACSTRKSVKASLAPSMNKPYRVCDDCFNRLQKNSDHASVPRVPYVKSASTLHKASDIPEPGIPRLPVSMSRLSFTESLKYDRTSSFSVKPESVDNRMFPLRNGNMPRPSTSSKSPSSPYGSSPVSLSFIAHDSRVFSQSPSPVLGKRSSTPSPSPSFSFRTLEATPDELRSSNEILGMELKSLRAQVDRLSTKSQSLESELERKSEQLKEVAARAADEAEKSQAAKEVIKSLTAQLKDMAERGPKKQVVCSHSDEQISNDTNGPSNGSVVTVKTCPKNEPSGSSSAPLSNGTEAQSQSQKSERTIQDEPGVYITLAPLQNGTNELRRVRFSRKQYTEEQAEKWWAENETRLCEQHNIRTNVVS, from the exons ATGGCTGATTTGCAGATGCTTAGTGTTGTTGAAAGAGACATTGATCAG GCCATTACATCTCTAAAGAAAGGAGCACACTTGTTGAAGTATGGTCGGAGAGGGAAGCCAAAGTTCTGTCCTTTTCGACTTTCCACA GATGAGTCTACCTTGATATGGTATTATGGAAAAGACGAGAAACACCTTGATCTACGCAATGTTTCCAGGATAATTCCCGGGCAGAGGACT gctgtattTCAGCGGTATCCTCGGCCTGAGAAGGAATACCAATCATTTTCTCTCATATATAATGACAGATCCTTAGATTTG ATATGTAAAGACAAGGATGAAGCTGAGGTTTGGTTTGTTGGTTTAAAAGCTCTAATCGAGCGTGGTAGCCACAAGAAAGTAAGAAACGAAGCAAGGAGCGAAACTGCATCATCTGAAAGTCCTCGCATTTGGAGGGTTTCTCGATCAAGTTCATTT TTGGCTCAGGATATGAGCGAGCATCAACGATCGGATAGCACACCTCAGAGCAGATTAGGAAAAGTATTTGCTGAGGTTTTGTCATTCACTGCTTCAAGCAAGAATCACCTATTTGCTGAGTCTCCTGCGCATTCTTTCACTCCGCATTCAGCTGGAGCCGCAGAAAACTCAAATGCCCGAACTTCTGGGGCTGAAACAATCAGGGTGAGCCTCTCTAGTGCTCTAAGTTCATCGAGTCAAGGTTCGTATAATGAGGATTTTGATAACTTGGGTGATGTTTTCATCTGGGGAGAAAGCACTGGCAACGGAGTAATGGGAGGCGGTCTGACTAAAATTAAAGAATCGTCTAATAAAAAAACTGACGCTCTAGTTCCCAAGGCCTTGGATTCGACAGGGGTGCTTGATGTGCAAAGCATTGCTTGTGGGCAGAGACACGCCATTTTAGTCTCTAAACAAGGGGAGGCGTACAGCTGGGGCGAGGAGGCCGGAGGGAGGCTGGGACATGGCATGGAAACAGACATTTTCCACCCAAAGCTCATTGAAGTTCTTAATGGGAAGACCATTGAAATGGTAGCATGTGGCGATTATCATACCTGTGCAGTTACACATTCGGGCGACCTCTACACTTGGGGTGATGGATCTTCTGGATGTGGCTTGCTTGGGCATGGAACTGATGTGAGTCACTGGATCCCCAAACGGGTCAATGGCCCTACAGACGGCTTCCAAATCACATTCGTCTCGTGTGGACCTTGGCATACGGCTCTCCTTACCTCAACCGGCCACTTGTTTACATTTGGAGATGGAACCTTTGGTGCATTAGGCCATGGTGATCGTAGTGGAACCAGCATTCCACGAGAAGTGGAAGCTTTGAATGGACTACATGCGCAGCACGTTGCTTGTGGTGTATGGCACACTGCAGCAGTGGttaaactagtatataaatcttCCACCTCAGGGCCAGGGCTGTACAATTCCTCTGCTGGAAAGCTTTACACGTGGGGGGATGGAGAATACGGGCAACTTGGGCATGGTGATGATAAACCAAGGCTGGTTCCCGAACGCGTATCTTCATTGGTTGACACTGATTTTTCTCAGGTAGCTTGTGGGAACAAGCTCACTGTTGCTCTTACCACCTCTGGAAATGTATACACCATGGGAAAAGATGGAAAGGCTCCAACTTGTATAAAAGGTAGCATTGAAAACTGTTGCGTGGAAGAGATTGCTTGTGGCTCACATCACATTGCTGTTTTGACATCAAAAGCAGAGGTTTACACATGGGGTAAAGGCACTAATGGCCAACTCGGGCATGGAGACAACGAAGACAGGAACACGCCCACACTTGTCACCTTCTTGAAGGAGAAGCATGTGAAAAGCATAGCGTGTGGCTCGAATTTCACTGCTGTTATATGCCTTCATAAATGGATATCCAGTGCAGATATCTCTGTCTGCTCTGGCTGTCATAACCCTTTCAGTTTCATGCGGAAACGCCACAACTGTTACAACTGCGGGCTTGGCATCTGCACGGCTTGCAGCACTAGGAAGTCGGTTAAAGCCTCGTTAGCTCCCAGTATGAACAAGCCATATCGCGTTTGTGATGATTGTTTCAACAGATTACAGAAGAATTCAGATCATGCATCTGTTCCCCGCGTTCCTTATGTCAAAAGTGCGAGTACGTTACATAAGGCCAGTGATATCCCCGAACCTGGGATTCCCCGTTTGCCAGTAAGTATGTCCAGACTTTCATTTACCGAGTCACTCAAGTATGACAGGACGTCCTCGTTCAGTGTGAAGCCTGAATCAGTTGACAACCGCATGTTTCCTCTTCGGAATGGGAATATGCCGAGGCCTAGCACTTCTTCAAAATCGCCATCTAGCCCCTATGGCTCTTCACCGGTCTCTCTCTCATTTATCGCACATGATTCTAGAGTATTTTCTCAGTCACCTTCTCCAGTACTAGGGAAGAGGTCATCGACCCCATCACCCTCTCCATCTTTCTCATTTCGAACACTTGAAGCAACTCCCGATGAATTAAGGAGTAGCAATGAAATCCTAGGCATGGAGCTCAAAAGTTTAAGGGCACAG GTGGACAGACTCTCAACCAAATCCCAGTCTCTAGAATCTGAACTCGAAAGAAAATCAGAGCAACTGAAGGAGGTGGCTGCACGGGCAGCCGATGAAGCTGAAAAAAGCCAGGCTGCGAAAGAAGTGATCAAGTCACTGACTGCTCAG TTAAAAGATATGGCCGAGAGAGGACCAAAGAAACAAGTTGTGTGCAGCCATAGTGATGAGCAGATAAGCAATGACACTAATGGTCCATCCAACGGGAGCGTTGTGACTGTCAAAACTTGTCCAAAGAACGAGCCTAGTGGCAGTTCGTCTGCACCACTTTCCAATGGCACTGAAGCCCAGTCCCAGTCACAGAAATCAGAGCGGACTATACAAGACGAGCCTGGCGTGTACATAACTCTTGCCCCGTTGCAGAATGGAACCAATGAACTCAGACGAGTTCGATTCAG TAGGAAACAGTACACAGAGGAACAAGCAGAGAAGTGGTGGGCTGAAAACGAGACGAGGCTATGCGAGCAACACAACATCAGAACAAACGTAGTATCTTGA